The proteins below are encoded in one region of Ricinus communis isolate WT05 ecotype wild-type chromosome 6, ASM1957865v1, whole genome shotgun sequence:
- the LOC112533711 gene encoding protein NRT1/ PTR FAMILY 2.1-like produces the protein MEATENRANGAGQTPSGDKKKGCASISVTMMGISAAACGCSANLILFFIREFNMGSITATLINYCTLTCYNFFAFAGFMVADSCFRSTSFRFSLVTIFSFISLLGTIMLTLIPAVQSLTPPPYESPSRYQYGVLYLALALVSLGFGGTRFGFLHMTACQYGKMVDFMVFTNFNYFFAVVIFGAVIYFDDNVSWSLGFGICVVANAIALIVFLFGKRKGLYCQNEPQWKISLSENSQGQDDTTEVQASALTKSFRVLNNARVDSQSEASSQAIPWRLFTMQVAADLKTLSKTMPVWSFDIFLFTSKSMLTSLTTVQALTMDRSIDLPYFKNVPPESYQFMNLAISPFLALLCQLSKLLAYPYNTGQTLTPLQRIGIGRVFNIIAIVASALIESRRLHIVRTHDLTNKPGSVVPMTSSWLVVPQLLLGFAHSFHLLAQAEACSSQVFPRSYIIHEVMIILSYGIGNYLSATITVLVSLLTGWLSNNINDGRLDYVFWMLAMIGVVNFGYYLVSAKRYKFQQHNDEASRSEVSP, from the exons atggaaGCAACAGAAAACAGGGCCAATGGAGCAGGACAAACGCCATCTGGGGATAAAAAGAAAGGCTGTGCTTCCATTAGTG TGACTATGATGGGAATTTCTGCAGCAGCTTGTGGCTGCTCAGCTAATCTGATACTATTTTTCATAAGAGAGTTTAACATGGGAAGCATTACTGCTACTCTAATCAACTATTGCACTCTTACTTGCTATAATTTCTTTGCTTTCGCCGGATTTATGGTGGCTGATTCCTGCTTCCGCTCCACCTCCTTCCGCTTCTCTTTGGTTACTATTTTTTCCTTCATTTCCTTACTG GGCACGATTATGTTAACTCTGATACCTGCAGTCCAATCTTTAACACCTCCACCATATGAATCCCCATCAAGGTATCAATATGGAGTTCTCTATCTGGCCTTAGCACTAGTTTCATTAGGATTTGGAGGTACACGCTTTGGATTTTTACATATGACAGCCTGTCAATATGGAAAGATGGTTGATTTCATGGTATTCAccaattttaattactttttcgCTGTCGTAATTTTCGGCGCTGTCATTTACTTCGACGACAATGTTAGTTGGAGTTTAGGGTTTGGGATTTGTGTCGTTGCTAATGCCATAGCTTTAATCGTGTTTCtatttggaaaaagaaaaggcctTTATTGCCAAAACGAGCCGCAGTGGAAAATATCATTATCAGAAAATTCACAGGGTCAGGATGACACTACTGAGGTGCAAGCTAGTGCTCTTACTAAAAGTTTCAG GGTCCTGAATAACGCGCGGGTTGATAGTCAATCAGAAGCTTCATCACAAGCAATACCATGGAGGCTATTTACAATGCAGGTAGCAGCAGACCTGAAAACCCTTTCCAAAACCATGCCAGTTTGGTCTTTTgacattttcttatttacatCTAAAAGTATGCTTACAAGCCTAACAACCGTCCAAGCCCTTACCATGGACAGAAGCATAGATTTACCATACTTCAAGAATGTTCCACCTGAATCTTACCAATTTATGAACCTAGCAATCTCTCCGTTCTTAGCATTACTTTGTCAGCTTTCAAAACTTCTAGCATACCCATATAACACAGGTCAAACTCTGACACCCCTTCAACGTATAGGGATTGGCCGTGTCTTTAATATCATCGCCATCGTAGCGTCTGCCTTAATCGAGTCAAGAAGACTCCATATTGTCCGGACCCATGACCTGACTAACAAACCCGGTTCAGTGGTGCCCATGACTAGTTCATGGCTTGTAGTACCACAATTACTGTTAGGGTTTGCACATAGTTTTCACCTTCTAGCACAAGCAGAGGCTTGCAGTAGTCAAGTATTCCCAAGGTCATATATTATTCATGAAGTTATGATTATATTGTCATATGGAATAGGAAATTATTTGAGTGCGACGATCACAGTTTTGGTATCTCTATTAACAGGATGGTtatctaataatattaatgatggACGATTAGATTATGTTTTTTGGATGTTGGCAATGATAGGAGTTGTAAACTTTGGGTATTATCTAGTTTCTGCTAAGAGGTATAAGTTCCAACAGCATAATGATGAGGCTTCTAGGTCAGAAGTTTCACCTTGA
- the LOC8265978 gene encoding B3 domain-containing transcription factor VRN1 isoform X1, translating into MMERKPHFIKIILDDIIRDGKLRLPSKFVREHGNGMSSPVILEVPGGAVWKVELLECDGEVWLEKGWRELAEHYSLEYGHFLVFKYEENSHFHVLIFDKSGSEIEYPCNSIFNYMAEPNHDGELQNHKGGNADDSSIKMLDALSSCQKMGDKFPFLQSCQMRTDSNMSEKLSWSSIHACITTNTPISTFGPQSSFIKLEKSDSSLQELGGKCAQKMCIGSACEQATSLSSLHTSWALEAANNFPSKYPSFKVIVRQYHFRHSNVKMPYRFFTSHIERKAENIMLQVADRMWPVKLRERSHTVEINGGWSAFSRSNSLKAGDVCVFELIKSNVLNVIIFRCGDQ; encoded by the exons ATGATGGAAAGAAAGCCCCATTTCATCAAGATAATTCTTGATGATATTATCCGTGATGGCAAACTT CGGCTTCCAAGCAAGTTTGTCAGGGAACATGGAAATGGCATGTCAAGTCCTGTAATCCTTGAAGTCCCTGGTGGTGCTGTATGGAAAGTGGAATTGTTGGAGTGTGATGGTGAGGTTTGGTTAGAGAAGGGTTGGCGAGAATTAGCAGAGCATTACTCTTTGGAGTATGGTCACTTCCTAGTCTTCAAATATGAAGAAAACTCCCATTTCCATGTGCTCATATTTGATAAAAGTGGTTCAGAGATTGAGTATCCATGTAATAGCATCTTCAACTACATGGCGGAGCCAAATCATGACGGAGAACTCCAAAATCACAAGGGGGGAAATGCAGATGATAGCTCTATTAAAATGTTAGATGCCCTGTCATCATGCCAGAAAATGGGAGACAAGTTCCCATTTTTGCAATCTTGTCAGATGAGAACTGATTCAAATATGAGTGAAAAACTAAGCTGGTCATCAATTCATGCTTGCATCACCACCAATACGCCTATTAGCACCTTTGGCCCTCAATCGAGTTTTATAAAACTTGAAAAATCAGATAGTTCTCTGCAAGAACTTGGAG GAAAGTGCGCACAGAAGATGTGCATAGGGAGTGCTTGTGAGCAGGCTACAAGTCTTTCAAGTTTGCATACTTCTTGGGCTCTAGAAGCTGCCAACAACTTTCCCTCAAAGTATCCATCCTTCAAGGTTATTGTGCGGCAATACCATTTTCGGCATTCCAATGTG AAGATGCCATATCGCTTTTTCACAAGTCATATTGAGCGTAAAGCAGAGAACATAATGCTTCAGGTTGCTGATAGAATGTGGCCTGTGAAATTGAGAGAACGGTCCCATACAGTTGAAATAAATGGTGGTTGGAGTGCATTTTCAAGGTCAAATTCACTAAAAGCTGGGGATGTCTGTGTCTTTGAGCTGATTAAGAGTAATGTACTGAATGTAATCATTTTCAGATGTGGCGATCAATAG
- the LOC8265973 gene encoding enoyl-CoA delta isomerase 1, peroxisomal, with amino-acid sequence MCTLEKRGNIYILTLIGTNEHRLNPNLLNSLESALRRLKSEPASPSSVLITTAHGKFFSNGYDLAWTQSSKSRRQLLSSKFRSLISSLIALPMPTIAAVTGHASAAGFILAISHDFVLMRKDRGFLYMSEVDIGLVIPEWFNAILKCKIGDYNVRRDVVLIAEKLTAKVALEKRIIHSAHDSAESTVDAAVVLAEELIKRKRNGHVYGNNRLVVLSEVLDKIGFDESVEGQNWDNGKSKL; translated from the coding sequence ATGTGTACGTTAGAGAAGCGAGGAAACATCTACATTTTAACGCTAATCGGCACCAACGAGCATAGGCTAAATCCGAACCTCCTCAACTCTCTCGAATCAGCTCTCCGGAGACTCAAATCTGAACCAGCCTCCCCTTCCTCCGTTCTGATCACCACCGCACACGGGAAATTCTTTTCCAACGGCTATGATCTCGCGTGGACTCAATCTTCTAAATCACGCCGCCAGTTGTTATCATCCAAATTCCGATCTCTAATTTCCAGTCTAATCGCGCTTCCAATGCCTACAATCGCGGCCGTAACAGGACACGCATCAGCCGCAGGTTTTATATTAGCTATAAGTCATGATTTTGTGCTAATGAGAAAAGATAGAGGTTTCCTTTACATGAGTGAAGTCGACATAGGTCTCGTGATTCCAGAGTGGTTTAATGCGATCTTGAAGTGTAAAATTGGGGATTATAATGTTAGAAGAGATGTGGTTTTGATAGCTGAGAAATTGACGGCGAAAGTGGCGCTGGAGAAAAGGATTATTCACTCGGCGCACGACAGTGCGGAGTCAACGGTTGATGCGGCGGTTGTTTTGGCGGAGGAGTTGATTAAGAGGAAACGGAATGGACACGTGTATGGCAATAACAGGCTGGTCGTTTTAAGTGAGGTTCTGGATAAGATTGGGTTTGATGAATCTGTTGAAGGGCAAAATTGGGATAACGGTAAGTCAAAGCTATAA
- the LOC8265996 gene encoding B3 domain-containing protein At3g18960, translating to MGRLVFNEGDGLRFFKFILEATIREGKIMLPKKFVRRHGNEIPSTVTLETPTGASWQVELLKNSTGGEFWFDKGWKEFVEGLSLEHGNVVFFKYDGVCHFDVIICDESGIEIEYSSNELELINSAVDEDYMQFLNTLEQ from the exons ATGGGTAGGTTGGTTTTTAATGAAGGAGATGGACTGCGGTTTTTCAAGTTCATACTTGAAGCCACCATCCGTGAGGGAAAAATC ATGCTTCCTAAGAAATTTGTGAGACGACATGGGAATGAAATCCCAAGTACTGTAACCCTTGAGACCCCAACTGGTGCTTCATGGCAAGTAGAGCTGTTGAAGAACAGTACCGGAGGAGAGTTTTGGTTTGACAAGGGCTGGAAAGAATTTGTGGAGGGCCTCTCTCTTGAGCATGGAAATGTAGTCTTCTTTAAATATGATGGAGTTTGCCATTTTGATGTGATCATATGTGATGAAAGTGGGATAGAGATTGAGTATTCAAGCAATGAACTAGAACTAATAAACTCGGCAGTAGATGAAGATTACATGCAATTTCTGAATACTCTGGAACAGTGA
- the LOC8265978 gene encoding B3 domain-containing transcription factor VRN1 isoform X2 has product MMERKPHFIKIILDDIIRDGKLRLPSKFVREHGNGMSSPVILEVPGGAVWKVELLECDGEVWLEKGWRELAEHYSLEYGHFLVFKYEENSHFHVLIFDKSGSEIEYPCNSIFNYMAEPNHDGELQNHKGGNADDSSIKMLDALSSCQKMGDKFPFLQSCQMRTDSNMSEKLSWSSIHACITTNTPISTFGPQSSFIKLEKSDSSLQELGGKCAQKMCIGSACEQATSLSSLHTSWALEAANNFPSKYPSFKVIVRQYHFRHSNVMPYRFFTSHIERKAENIMLQVADRMWPVKLRERSHTVEINGGWSAFSRSNSLKAGDVCVFELIKSNVLNVIIFRCGDQ; this is encoded by the exons ATGATGGAAAGAAAGCCCCATTTCATCAAGATAATTCTTGATGATATTATCCGTGATGGCAAACTT CGGCTTCCAAGCAAGTTTGTCAGGGAACATGGAAATGGCATGTCAAGTCCTGTAATCCTTGAAGTCCCTGGTGGTGCTGTATGGAAAGTGGAATTGTTGGAGTGTGATGGTGAGGTTTGGTTAGAGAAGGGTTGGCGAGAATTAGCAGAGCATTACTCTTTGGAGTATGGTCACTTCCTAGTCTTCAAATATGAAGAAAACTCCCATTTCCATGTGCTCATATTTGATAAAAGTGGTTCAGAGATTGAGTATCCATGTAATAGCATCTTCAACTACATGGCGGAGCCAAATCATGACGGAGAACTCCAAAATCACAAGGGGGGAAATGCAGATGATAGCTCTATTAAAATGTTAGATGCCCTGTCATCATGCCAGAAAATGGGAGACAAGTTCCCATTTTTGCAATCTTGTCAGATGAGAACTGATTCAAATATGAGTGAAAAACTAAGCTGGTCATCAATTCATGCTTGCATCACCACCAATACGCCTATTAGCACCTTTGGCCCTCAATCGAGTTTTATAAAACTTGAAAAATCAGATAGTTCTCTGCAAGAACTTGGAG GAAAGTGCGCACAGAAGATGTGCATAGGGAGTGCTTGTGAGCAGGCTACAAGTCTTTCAAGTTTGCATACTTCTTGGGCTCTAGAAGCTGCCAACAACTTTCCCTCAAAGTATCCATCCTTCAAGGTTATTGTGCGGCAATACCATTTTCGGCATTCCAATGTG ATGCCATATCGCTTTTTCACAAGTCATATTGAGCGTAAAGCAGAGAACATAATGCTTCAGGTTGCTGATAGAATGTGGCCTGTGAAATTGAGAGAACGGTCCCATACAGTTGAAATAAATGGTGGTTGGAGTGCATTTTCAAGGTCAAATTCACTAAAAGCTGGGGATGTCTGTGTCTTTGAGCTGATTAAGAGTAATGTACTGAATGTAATCATTTTCAGATGTGGCGATCAATAG
- the LOC8265976 gene encoding elongator complex protein 1 has translation MKNLKLYSELSLNVELQSNQEAILFSAIDIERNRLFFASSTNLIYATQLSSFHNGNAWRKSSLQAGVHPIDLEDGDFITSFDYLMEKEALIVGTSNGVMLLYNVDDNAMEVVGQVEGGVKCIAPSPDGDLLGIVTGLGQILVMTHDWDLLYENALEEDQLDGVDVKSSISWRGDGKYLATLSEISNFSSLNKRLKIWERDSGALHAASDPKAFMGAVLDWMPSGAKIAAVCDRRAEHRCPDIVFYERNGLFRSSFNISELVDATVELLKWNCSSDLLASVVRCDKYDSVKVWFFSNNHWYLKHETRYPRKDGVRFMWDPIKPLEFICWTLEGQITIYNFMWISAVMENSTALVIDNSNILVTPLSLSLMPPPLHLFNLKFPSAVRDVAFYPKKSKNFVAAFLSDGCLCVVELPEFDTWEELDGKEIMVEACISDTVLGTLAHLTWLDSHVLLAVSHYGFSHSNCFSYTSLGEEEHHGFYLQEIEIACSEDHVPGLVTGSGWHSKVSHINYLEDLVIGITPNPVERCSAFVQFDAGKICEYTSTLGFGTPGGATEHYSMNFSSSCPWMTAVNSGSLNPLLFGLDDIGRLHFGGKILCNNCSSLSFYSNLADQVITHLILATKQDFLFIVDISDILHEELESKYEKFVHVDNRRREEQNMNFIQIWERGAKIIGILHGDAATVIIQTIRGNLECIYPRKLVLSSIVNALIQGRFRDALLMVRRHRIDFNFILDHCGWQSFLQSASEFVNQVNNLSYITEFVCAVKNENIMEKLYRNYISFPSKKGVEVIQGQDLRGFDANNKVSSVLLAIRKALVEIVPETPARELCILTTLARSDPPALEEALERIKVIRELELLGSNDPRRTSFPSAEEALKHLLWLSDSEAVFEAALGLYDLHLAAIVALNSQRDPKEFLPYLQELERMPSLIMHYNIDLRLQRFEKALKHIISAGDAYYSDCMNLLKKNPQLFPLGLQLITDHAKRMEALEAWGDHLSDKKCFEDAATTYLCCSCLGKALKAYRACGNWSGVLTVAGLLKLDKAAVLQLATELREELQALGKPGEAAKIALEYCGDVSGGISLLINARDWEEALRVAFMHMGEDLISDVKIASVEGANTLISEYEEGREKVGKYLTRYLAVRQRRLLLAAKLQSEDRSVNDLDYDTVSEASSNFSGMSAYTTGTRKGSAASVSSSITSKARDKKRQRNRGKIRPGSPGEELALVEHIKGMSLTDGAKRELRSLLIALVMLNEEELARKLHRVGESFQLSQTAAVKLAEDSMSTDSINEQALSLEHYIQKARSDPQNLEAFSWRPKVFSSTLTLK, from the exons atgaaaaacctGAAGCTATATTCAGAGTTATCTCTAAATGTTGAATTACAATCAAATCAAGAAGCAATTCTCTTCTCTGCTATCGATATTGAACGCAACCGTTTGTTCTTTGCCTCTTCAACTAATTTGATCTACGCCACTcagctttcttcttttcat AATGGAAATGCTTGGAGAAAGAGCTCACTCCAAGCAGGAGTTCATCCTATTGATTTGGAGGATGGGGACTTTATTACTTCATTTGATTATCTTATGGAGAAGGAGGCGCTGATTGTAGGCACTAGTAATGGAGTTATGTTGCTCTATAATGTGGATGATAATGCTATGGAGGTTGTTGGTCAAGTAGAAGGTGGTGTTAAGTGCATTGCGCCTAGTCCGGATGGCGATTTGCTTGGAATTGTAACTGGGTTAGGACAGATACTGGTGATGACTCATGATTGGGATTTGTTGTATGAAAATGCATTGGAGGAGGATCAACTTGATGGTGTAGAC GTAAAGAGTTCCATATCCTGGAGAGGTGATGGAAAATACTTAGCAACACTGAGTGAGATCTCCAACTTTTCTTCCTTGAATAAGAGACTGAAGATCTGGGAACGAGATTCAGGTGCATTGCATGCTGCTTCAGATCCAAAGGCATTCATGGGAGCAGTTTTGGATTGGATGCCAAGTGGAGCAAAAATTGCAGCTGTATGTGATAGAAGAGCTGAACATAGGTGTCCTGATATTGTTTTTTATGAGAGAAATGGATTGTTTAGAAGCTCTTTTAACATCAGTGAACTAGTGGATGCAACAGTAGAATTGCTCAAGTGGAATTGTAGTTCAGATCTTCTTGCATCTGTTGTCAGATGTGATAAATATGACTCTGTTAAAGTTTGGTTTTTCAGCAACAACCATTGGTACTTGAAACATGAAACTAGATACCCAAGGAAGGATGGAGTGAGGTTTATGTGGGATCCAATAAAGCCACTGGAGTTTATATGTTGGACTCTTGAGGGCCAGATTACAATCTACAACTTCATGTGGATCAGTGCTGTCATGGAGAACTCAACTGCATTGGTCATAGATAACTCCAATATACTTGTAACTCCACTTTCTTTGTCCCTCATGCCACCTCCTCTGCATTTATTTAATCTGAAATTTCCAAGTGCTGTTCGGGATGTGGCTTTTTATCCCAAGAAGTCAAAGAACTTTGTGGCTGCATTTTTGTCAGATGGCTGTCTATGTGTTGTAGAACTTCCTGAATTTGATACATGGGAGGAACTTGACGGCAAAGAAATTATGGTTGAAGCTTGCATTTCTGACACAGTGTTAGGAACCCTTGCACATCTTACGTGGTTGGATTCACATGTACTTCTTGCTGTTTCTCACTATGGTTTCTCTCATAGTAATTGCTTCTCCTATACCTCATTGGGTGAGGAAGAACATCATGGTTTTTATTTGCAGGAGATTGAAATTGCATGTTCTGAGGATCATGTCCCAGGTTTAGTAACGGGTTCAGGTTGGCATTCAAAGGTTTCCCATATCAATTATTTGGAAGACCTTGTGATTGGGATTACTCCTAACCCTGTTGAAAGGTGCTCAGCTTTTGTCCAGTTTGATGCTGGAAAAATCTGTGAGTATACATCAACATTAGGGTTTGGTACTCCTGGAGGAGCTACAGAACATTATAGTATGAATTTTTCATCATCATGCCCTTGGATGACTGCAGTTAATAGTGGCTCATTAAATCCTTTGCTTTTTGGACTTGATGACATTGGTAGGCTCCATTTTGGTGGAAAAATACTATGCAACAACTGTAGTAGCTTGTCATTCTACTCAAATCTGGCCGACCAAGTGATCACACATTTGATTCTTGCAACCAAACAGGATTTTCTCTTTATTGTTGATATTAGTGATATATTGCATGAAGAACTAGAGTCAAAATATGAGAAGTTTGTTCATGTTGATAacagaagaagagaagaacaAAACATGAACTTCATACAAATATGGGAGAGAGGTGCCAAAATTATTGGCATCCTGCATGGTGATGCTGCCACTGTCATTATTCAAACAATTCGTGGAAATCTAGAATGTATTTATCCTAGAAAATTGGTGTTGTCATCAATTGTCAATGCTTTGATCCAAGGGCGGTTTAGGGACGCACTACTCATGGTTAGGCGGCATAgaatagattttaatttcatcCTTGATCATTGTGGTTGGCAATCATTTCTTCAGTCAGCCTCGGAATTTGTCAATCAGGTTAATAATTTAAGCTACATAACTGAATTTGTCTGTGCtgtaaaaaatgaaaacatcATGGAGAAGCTGTACAGAAATTACATCTCTTTTCCTAGCAAAAAAGGGGTTGAAGTTATTCAAGGCCAAGATCTCAGGGGTTTTGATGCTAATAACAAGGTTTCTTCTGTCCTGCTGGCCATAAGAAAGGCTCTTGTGGAAATTGTCCCTGAAACTCCAGCTAGGGAGCTCTGTATTTTAACCACTCTAGCTCGTAGTGATCCTCCTGCTCTTGAGGAAGCTTTAGAGAGAATAAAAGTTATCCGTGAACTGGAATTATTAGGCTCTAATGATCCTAGGAGAACTTCTTTCCCTTCTGCAGAAGAAGCCTTGAAGCATCTGTTGTGGTTATCTGATTCTGAGGCTGTATTTGAAGCTGCCTTAGGCCTTTATGATTTGCACCTTGCAGCTATTGTGGCACTAAACTCTCAACGAGATCCAAAGGAATTTCTTCCTTATCTACAAGAACTAGAGCGGATGCCAAGTCTCATAATGCACTACAATATTGACCTTAGGCTGCAGAGGTTTGAGAAAGCTCTCAAACACATTATTTCAGCTGGTGATGCTTATTATTCAGATTGTATGAATctcttaaagaaaaatcctCAACTCTTTCCTTTGGGACTCCAACTAATCACTGATCATGCCAAGAGAATGGAGGCCCTTGAGGCTTGGGGTGATCATCTTAGTGATAAAAAATGCTTTGAGGATGCTGCTACTACTTATCTCTGTTGTTCTTGTTTGGGAAAGGCCTTGAAGGCTTATCGTGCTTGTGGTAATTGGAGTGGGGTGCTTACAGTTGCAGGGCTTCTTAAACTGGATAAAGCTGCTGTATTGCAACTTGCTACTGAACTCCGTGAAGAACTCCAAGCACTAGGAAAACCTGGGGAAGCTGCAAAAATTGCTCTCGAGTATTGCGGAGATGTTAGTGGTGGGATAAGTTTGTTAATCAATGCCAGGGACTGGGAGGAAGCTTTACGTGTTGCCTTTATGCACATGGGAGAAGATTTAATCTCAGATGTGAAGATTGCTTCTGTCGAAGGTGCAAACACTCTTATTAGTGAATATGAGGAAGGCCGAGAGAAAGTAGGAAAGTACCTGACTCGCTACTTAGCTGTCCGGCAGAGAAGGTTACTGCTTGCAGCAAAGCTTCAGTCAGAGGATCGATCGGTGAATGATCTAGATTATGATACTGTTTCTGAAGCTAGCAGTAACTTTAGTGGAATGAGTGCCTACACCACAGG GACAAGGAAGGGCTCCGCTGCTTCTGTGAGCTCTAGTATTACTAGCAAGGCAAGAGACAAGAAGCGTCAAAGAAATAGAGGGAAAATTCGCCCTGGCAG TCCTGGCGAGGAGTTAGCTCTGGTGGAGCATATAAAAGGCATGTCTTTAACAGATGGTGCAAAGCGTGAGCTTAGATCTTTACTGATTGCCCTTGTGATGCTTAACGAAGAGGAGCTAGCAAGAAAGCTGCATCGTGTCGGAGAGAGTTTTCAACTGTCTCAAACGGCTGCAGTAAAGCTAGCTGAAGACTCAATGTCTACTGATAGCATAAATGAACAAGCACTAAGTCTGGAGCATTACATACAGAAAGCAAGATCTGATCCACAAAATTTAGAAGCTTTCTCTTGGCGACCCAAAGTGTTTTCTTCTACTTTAACCTTAAAG TGA